One genomic region from Uloborus diversus isolate 005 chromosome 2, Udiv.v.3.1, whole genome shotgun sequence encodes:
- the LOC129216568 gene encoding tudor domain-containing 6-like, whose protein sequence is MKNIEDAYSNVNDNELNLKDFAINLPCCAVFEDDGAWYRGKIQKVNMTSCEVFFVDYGNVSTVPKSKIKVLLDNLVSLPGQALRCKSYNVSPKSGSWSDADIDAFTDMTLDKSFVAQFVESDNNGTYSVNLVNIGKLQEDVLTKEFVSLGHGRLEDSSKILVLKPHAASSNLSFNPVDIDLNLSEAVEVTYGLNPGEIYCQLKSQSADFKTMMEKLQNHYSRVSDPESLIDRPHPGMICVAQFFQDSAWYRATIKKVEKSSITVFYVDYGNSEAVDKKKIRAIIQDFTILPTQAIKCHLKGIKPPGKSWQINSSVSKYYEGDTWCKFLTKENDYYVVEMTCNKKNVVLQLVQDGLALCDEPITEKSKKVPQVQANRTIALPDRELNFVHGQLLTVAVSFIESPSKFWCQLVDESDILDNLMADIEAAYQEPNIPIVNVASLTVSSYCMAKYSEDQAWYRAQIKSFSSQNECEVFFIDYGNSEVVSGSQKT, encoded by the exons atgaaaaatattgaagatgCTTATTCTAATGTTAATGATAATGAACTGAATCTTAAGGATTTTGCTATAAATTTACCATGCTGTGCTGTTTTTGAAGATGATGGAGCCTGGTACAGGGGGAAAATACAGAAAGTAAATATGACATCTTGCGAAGTCTTTTTTGTGGATTACGGAAATGTAAGTACTGTaccaaaatcaaaaataaaagttcttcTTGACAACCTAGTAAGTTTGCCAGGACAAGCATTGCGTTGTAAATCCTACAATGTTTCTCCAAAAAGTGGTAGCTGGAGTGATGCTGACATTGATGCTTTCACAGATATGACATTAGATAAATCATTTGTTGCACAATTTGTTGAATCGGACAATAATGGTACATATTCTGTAAACTTGGTTAATATAGGTAAATTGCAGGAGGATGTACTAACTAAGGAATTTGTTAGCTTAGGCCATGGGCGTCTTGAAGATTCcagcaaaattttagttttgaaaccaCATGCTGCTTCTAGTAATTTGAGTTTTAATCCTGTGGACATCGATCTGAATTTATCTGAAGCTGTTGAAGTTACTTATGGACTAAATCCAGGGGAAATATATTGCCAACTTAAATCTCAAAGTGCAGATTTTAAAACTATGATGGAAAAATTGCAAAACCACTATAGTAGAGTATCAGACCCTGAAAGCCTGATAGATAGACCTCATCCAGGGATGATTTGTGTGGCTCAGTTTTTTCAAGATTCTGCTTGGTATCGTGCAACAATAAAGAAAGTTGAGAAGAGTTCAATAACTGTGTTTTATGTGGATTATGGTAATAGTGAAGCTGTagacaaaaagaaaataagagcCATAATTCAAGATTTCACCATCTTGCCAACTCAAGCCATTAAATGCCATCTTAAAGGTATTAAACCTCCAGGAAAATCTTGGCAGATTAATAGTTCTGTGAGCAAATATTATGAAGGAGATACCTGGTGTAAATTTCTCACGAAAGAGAATGATTATTATGTGGTTGAAATGACATGTAATAAGAAAAATGTTGTGTTACAGTTGGTACAAGATGGTTTAGCATTGTGTGATGAACCCATTACCGAAAAATCAAAGAAAGTCCCTCAAGTCCAAGCCAATCGAACCATTGCTTTACCAGACCGAGAACTAAATTTTGTGCATGGCCAGTTACTAACAGTGGCTGTATCCTTTATAGAAAGCCCTTCAAAATTTTGGTGTCAGTTGGTTGATGAATCGGATATCTTGGATAATTTGATGGCTGATATTGAAGCTGCTTACCAAGAACCTAATATTCCAATTGTAAATGTTGCGTCGTTGACTGTCAGTAGTTATTGTATGGCAAAATATTCTGAAGATCAAGCTTGGTATCGTGCACAAATCAAATCTTTCTCATCTCAGAATGAATGTGAAGTGTTTTTTATTGACTATGGAAATTCTGAAGTGGTTTCAGGTTCTCAg Aagacttag
- the LOC129216567 gene encoding tudor domain-containing 6-like — protein MRHCLAFITLSDVFVMRIICGVRKLAIHVASLLPEFTKLPPQCFECKLQNSPLRPDAENTRVFQDLVGEAEELTATVLSISNNVCTVALTYDVDNEEVNVSEVLFGKKNVDSTLSENAADVLFVDYGNAENVPLHSLKVLDAKFLDVPPYAIKCKLNGVVPIQESWTDDVINTFHGIVDDCLLGVTFISKDIPAIVNLTKEDKDVAQTLVDMELANVDTSTETGETYAEDHLTSPIEDQPCSFTNDQSYPRRKFTVGSKVDAKVCYVDSCDRFYIMPVDFSTNLDTVTHLLKILYGDKEDQQSFASQVLDDIKPLTPCVAKYSEDETWYRALITEVDGDNICVSFVDYGNSEIISLDNLKPITRELFEVPVVATECSLFGMQAVEGKEQEISDKLEEFYVEEVDVELEICACNPLKVKLYHNGADFITDLISEGLAVAAECNVDSDIQPDAEIENESSQNSNIVVSPPVSVDLETNPVSVKFYEIENNVAILYAVPIDLNEELENLQAHLNDVYNEMERKPVAFENMTFCVAKYSEDECWYRAQILSSESENIKVKFIDYGNSEVIDVKDINVLIPEFAQKPQFSIRCILPCYKVIEDKKDEVCSTLDECIYEEGVQLKPCQYTHTAQGLCLSAVIYSEENIFETMLNNELVTLQFPVNNQVSSTFVATVEKFEDGIFFIIPLELKKERESFQLELQKLCTSDATPPEIDQKHFYAVKKSDDWYRAVLMTSDGDSAVVKLIDFESSLQVKISDLVLLPSCFYHQPLLLQPCHVDGLDSIPAAFIDKFASDVVNNVVPVTCSLLDPVPKCYPLKVKLFVYNNEICDILKNINDCSEINIKIEENTMEEVTKNVLEQDNIKQKTEMEDNPDSEIIFENNVESQEIIEGESEEKELLNDTVEKEVKTNNNSEDLHTDETMPIIIKADAPTCDSSEDIICEEETEVLPSVDNNEESVECLAEQKMDLTEQNVMSEDSAVSEELNSLEKISENIEQNAEANIPNVGVCAPKNTSAEGELHYNVEVNLKSNEDDDQVSEADYEEAVEDISHSGNASLSNNNLDGNFEEECQETDLQTEISHQDICIKDSMFVDSENKHSDNFEFKNKLEENFQFLNEESNEDKFNKEGEAESIEKVDQSRSKCLEMNEMKEECNDQSVRNESAENLEASCELNTCEIAGASKVSDEIFKTDESVDENEKNQVESKQYLKEMDLEISKAENEDQKFSGFSIVDAINENEDESINIKFDKTEVSVSSESEAKSASIVNNECQDSNKAIECTDASQTVAESSNVIADIDSNLNTSSDDHKESVEDSELQSETIINTDDDECQDGNLAVECTDVSESASQIVPESNFSEKTNSNLNTTSNDDKGSIEVPEIQSEIIINTDNDECQDDDLAIECTDTSESTFQIVPESSNFFKDTNCDLSTTSDDHKKNFEVFEQSETIDQSKGFESSDICTSKAVELFESESVLATDFDSSDANSTGLFSNRHISGKINALVSEISISGNSVILAITPSDLLDELSQFSNLLQSTYSSKNIPFEKNVSQLCAILSDDDLWYRAKVLGFSDGNFISLLIDNGLCKDIDVAKVRNLEPEHEIIPPFSIWCTLASVSCLDDKTEEVVEYLKTLAKDKLIEINVIEEEEPCKVSMFVDGVNVLNELLKKNLVIQTLPVNCVEANQSATISYCHISDSDIKLFINLAAQLEDLENLKKCMQVSYSTEAFEIPASESSVCAVFYKDLWLRAQMLSSEGKPCAKLIDFGEYIYDVQNFYALLPEYCLYPPFAIPCPVSLTCKLDVESSKDLKNILGSSKFTVKLETVPETQAVSAVIVDKDLINKIKKFGICFEYSTRAAAEIFADGDNVKNNCLKLTCKELDDIKLETLNEMGESVSTKEYVSLLNESFSTDSSID, from the exons ATGAGGCATTGTCTGGCTTTTATCACACTCAGTGATGTGTTTGTTATGAGAATTATATGTGGTGTTCGAAAGTTAGCTATTCAT GTAGCATCACTTCTACCTGAGTTTACAAAACTTCCTCCTCAATGTTTTGAATGCAAACTTCAGAATTCTCCCTTAAGACCTGATGCAGAAAACACTCGGGTGTTCCAAGATCTTGTTGGTGAAGCTGAAGAGTTAACTGCTACAGTTTTGTCTATTAGTAATAATGTATGCACAGTGGCATTAACATATGACGTAGATAATGAAGAAGTAAATGTCAGTGAAGTGCTGTTTGGAAAGAAGAATGTGGATTCTACTTTGTCTG aaaacGCAGCGGATGTTCTCTTTGTTGATTATGGGAATGCAGAAAACGTACCTCTACATTCTTTGAAAGTTTTAGATGCGAAGTTTCTAGATGTACCTCCTTATGCTATAAAATGCAAGCTAAATGGTGTTGTACCTATTCAAGAATCATGGACTGATGATGTAATCaacacttttcatggaattgttGATGATTGTCTCCTTGGTGTAACCTTCATTTCAAAAGATATTCCTGCTATTGTGAATTTAACAAAAGAAGATAAAGATGTTGCTCAGACCCTTGTTGATATGGAATTAGCCAATGTTGATACATCTACTGAAACGGGTGAAACATATGCTGAAGATCATTTAACTTCACCCATTGAAGATCAGCCATGTTCTTTTACCAATGATCAGAGCTATCCTAGAAGAAAGTTTACTGTTGGTTCTAAAGTTGACGCCAAAGTATGTTATGTTGATTCGTGTGACAGGTTTTATATTATGCCAGTAGATTTTAGCACAAATTTGGACACTGTTACCCatcttttgaagattttatatGGTGATAAAGAAGATCAGCAGTCGTTTGCTTCTCAAGTACTTGATGATATTAAACCATTAACTCCTTGTGTTGCAAAGTACAGTGAAGATGAAACATGGTATCGAGCACTTATAACAGAAGTAGATGGGGATAATATTTGTGTCTCATTTGTTGATTATGGTAATTCAGAAATAATTTCATTGGATAACTTGAAGCCCATAACTCGAGAACTGTTTGAAGTTCCAGTAGTAGCCACAGAATGCAGCTTGTTTGGTATGCAAGCAGTTGAAGGTAAAGAGCAAGAAATTAGTGATAAACTGGAGGAGTTTTATGTTGAGGAAGTTGACGTTGAATTGGAAATTTGTGCTTGCAACCCCTTGAAAGTTAAATTGTATCACAATGGAGCTGATTTTATTACCGATTTAATCAGTGAAGGTTTAGCTGTTGCAGCTGAATGTAATGTAGATTCGGACATTCAACCTGATGCAGAAATAGAGAATGAAAGTTCTCAGAATTCAAACATCGTTGTATCACCACCTGTTTCTGTTGATCTTGAAACAAATCCAGTTAGCGTTAAATTTTATGAGATTGAAAATAATGTTGCAATATTGTATGCTGTTCCAATTGATTTAAATGAAGAATTAGAGAATTTACAAGCTCACCTCAATGATGTATATAATGAAATGGAAAGAAAACCTGTAGCCTTTGAGAACATGACATTTTGTGTTGCCAAATATTCCGAAGATGAGTGTTGGTATAGGGCTCAAATTCTGTCTTCTGAATCCGAGAAcattaaagtgaaatttattgattatGGGAACAGTGAAGTTATAGATGTGAAAGATATAAATGTGCTGATTCCTGAATTTGCTCAGAAACCTCAGTTCTCTATCAGATGCATTCTCCCATGCTACAAAGTGATAGAGGACAAGAAAGATGAAGTTTGCAGTACTTTAGATGAATGCATTTATGAGGAAGGTGTACAACTAAAACCTTGTCAGTATACTCATACGGCACAAGGTCTATGTCTTTCTGCTGTGATATattcagaagaaaatatttttgaaactatgctAAATAATGAATTAGTGACTTTACAGTTTCCAGTTAATAATCAAGTTAGCAGTACATTTGTGGCAACTGTAGAAAAATTCGAAGATGGCATATTTTTCATAATTCCTCTTGAACTCAAAAAGGAAAGGGAGAGTTTTCAACTAGAGCTTCAGAAATTATGTACTTCTGATGCTACTCCGCCTGAAATAGACCAAAAGCACTTTTATGCTGTCAAGAAATCTGATGATTGGTATCGTGCTGTTTTGATGACTTCAGATGGTGACAGTGCTGTTGTGAAATTAATAGACTTTGAAAGCAGCCTTCAAGTCAAAATAAGTGATTTAGTTCTTTTACCTTCTTGTTTTTATCATCAACCCTTATTGTTGCAGCCGTGCCATGTTGATGGTTTAGATTCAATTCCTGCagcttttattgataaatttgccTCAGATGTTGTTAATAATGTAGTGCCTGTTACTTGTTCTTTGCTAGATCCTGTTCCCAAATGTTATCCTCTCAAAGTAAAACTATTTGTTTATAATAATGAAATatgtgatattttaaaaaatattaatgattgcagtgaaataaatattaaaattgaggaaaatactATGGAAGAGGTTACAAAAAACGTCTTAGAACAagataatattaaacaaaaaaccgAAATGGAGGATAACCCAGACTctgaaattatatttgaaaataatgtaGAATCTCAGGAAATTATCGAAGGAGAAAGTGAAGAGAAGGAATTGTTGAATGATACTGTTGAAAAAGAAGTTAAAACTAATAACAATTCTGAAGATTTACATACAGATGAAACTATGCCTATTATAATCAAAGCAGATGCACCGACTTGTGACTCTTCAGAAGATATTATTTGTGAGGAGGAGACGGAAGTATTACCGTCTGTTGATAATAATGAAGAAAGTGTAGAGTGTTTGGCAGAACAAAAGATGGATTTAACTGAACAGAATGTTATGTCTGAAGATAGTGCCGTATCAGAGGAATTGAATTCATtggaaaaaatttctgaaaatatagaacAAAATGCAGAAGCTAATATACCTAATGTTGGTGTTTGTGCTCCAAAAAATACTTCAGCTGAAGGGGAGCTACATTACAACGTAGAAGTAAACTTGAAATCTAATGAAGATGATGATCAAGTATCAGAAGCAGATTATGAAGAAGCAGTAGAAGATATTTCTCATTCTGGAAATGCATCATTATCTAATAATAATTTAGATGGTAATTTTGAGGAAGAGTGTCAAGAAACAGATTTACAAACAGAAATTTCTCATCAAGACATCTGTATAAAGGATAGCATGTTTGTTGATTCTGAAAATAAGCATTCAGAcaactttgaatttaaaaataaactggaagaaaattttcaatttttgaacgaAGAATCAAATGAAGATAAATTCAACAAAGAAGGGGAGGCTGAAAGTATTGAGAAAGTTGACCAAAGTCGAAGCAAATGCTTagaaatgaatgaaatgaaagaagAATGTAATGATCAAAGTGTACGCAATGAAAGTGCAGAAAACCTAGAAGCTTCCTGTGAATTAAATACTTGTGAGATTGCAGGTGCTTCCAAAGTAAgtgatgaaattttcaaaacagatgAAAGTGTggatgaaaatgagaaaaatcaggttgaaAGCAAGCAGTATTTGAAAGAAATGGACCTAGAAATCTCTAAAGCTGAAAATGAAGACCAAAAATTTTCAGGGTTTTCAATTGTTGATGCCATAAATGAAAATGAGGATGAGAGCATCaatataaaatttgataaaacagAAGTCTCAGTATCTTCTGAAAGTGAAGCAAAAAGTGCCAGTATTGTGAATAATGAATGCCAGGACAGTAACAAAGCTATCGAATGTACTGATGCATCTCAAACAGTTGCTGAATCTTCTAATGTAATAGCAGATATTGATAGTAATTTAAATACTTCATCTGATGATCACAAAGAAAGCGTTGAAGATTCTGAACTACAATCTGAAACAATTATTAATACAGATGATGATGAATGTCAAGATGGCAATCTAGCTGTTGAATGTACTGATGTGTCGGAATCTGCATCTCAAATAGTTCCTGAATCCAACTTCTCCGAAAAGACAAATAGTAACTTAAATACTACATCTAATGATGACAAGGGAAGCATTGAAGTTCCTGAGATACAATCTGAAATAATTATTAATACAGATAATGATGAATGTCAAGATGACGATCTAGCTATTGAATGTACTGATACATCTGAATCTACATTTCAAATAGTTCCTGAATCCTCCAATTTCTTCAAAGATACCAATTGTGACTTAAGTACCACATCGGATGAtcacaaaaaaaactttgaagttttTGAGCAATCTGAAACTATTGATCAGAGTAAAGGGTTTGAATCAAGTGATATTTGTACAAGTAAAGCGGTAGAATTATTTGAATCTGAAAGTGTTTTAGCAACCGATTTTGACAGTTCTGATGCTAATTCAACTGGATTGTTTAGTAATCGTCATATTTCAGGAAAAATCAATGCACTTGTTTCTGAAATATCTATTTCTGGTAATTCAGTTATATTAGCTATAACTCCTTCAGATCTTCTTGATGAACTATCTCAATTTTCAAACTTATTACAAAGCACATAttcatcaaaaaacattccttttgagaaaaatgtttcacAGCTATGTGCTATTCTATCTGATGACGATTTATGGTATAGAGCAAAAGTTCTTGGATTTTCTGATGGTAACTTTATTTCTTTACTGATAGATAATGGATTGTGTAAAGACATAGATGTAGCAAAAGTTAGGAATTTAGAACCTGAGCATGAAATTATTCCACCATTTTCTATTTGGTGCACTTTGGCAAGTGTTTCATGTCTTGATGATAAAACCGAAGAAGTAGTGGAATATCTCAAAACATTAGCTAAAGATAAGCTTatagaaataaatgtaattgaagaaGAAGAACCTTGCAAAGTTTCAATGTTTGTTGATGGAGTTAATGTGTTGAATGAGCTTTTAAAGAAGAATTTAGTTATTCAGACTTTACCTGTAAATTGTGTTGAAGCTAATCAAAGTGCTACAATCTCATATTGCCATATTAGTGACAGTGAtataaaattgttcattaatCTCGCTGCACAATTAGAAGATTTGGAAAATCTCAAAAAATGCATGCAGGTTTCGTACAGCACAGAAGCTTTCGAGATACCTGCTAGTGAATCTTCTGTTTGTGCTGTTTTCTACAAAGATTTATGGCTTAGGGCCCAAATGCTTTCTTCCGAGGGAAAACCTTGTGCAAAACTAATTGACTTTGGAGAATATATCTATGATGTTCAAAACTTTTATGCTCTTTTGCCAGAATATTGTTTATACCCACCTTTTGCCATTCCATGTCCTGTATCTTTGACTTGTAAACTTGATGTTGAATCGTCAAaggacttgaaaaatattttaggatCTTCAAAGTTTACAGTGAAGCTTGAAACAGTACCTGAAACACAAGCTGTTTCTGCTGTCATAGTTGATAAAGATCTTatcaacaaaataaagaaatttggcATTTGTTTTGAATATTCGACTAGGGCAGCAGCAGAAATCTTTGCGGATGGTGATAATGTCAAAAATAACTGTCTAAAACTTACTTGTAAAGAATTAGATGATATTAAACTCGAAACTCTGAATGAAATGGGGGAAAGTGTTTCAACAAAAGAATATGTTTCCTTGTTAAATGAATCATTTTCTACAGACTCTTCCATTGATTAA